A window of Nicotiana tabacum cultivar K326 chromosome 24, ASM71507v2, whole genome shotgun sequence contains these coding sequences:
- the LOC142177993 gene encoding uncharacterized protein LOC142177993, producing MGNVFDIIGELEVVDPPLTGGMYTWSKGENHDCSSIIDRFLFYVEWDEEFSNIKQSLLPRINSDHCPILLIYRDWEFSKSYFKFENWWMEIDGFKERVEGWWNSFQIHGRPDYVLACKLKYLKTKLKQWYANNYGSLKIKKIGILDQIQQ from the coding sequence ATGGGGAATGTTTTTGATATCATAGGGGAACTGGAGGTTGTTGACCCTCCACTAACGGGGGGAATGTACACTTGGTCAAAGGGGGAAAATCATGATTGTTCCTCTATAATTGATAGATTTTTGTTCTATGTTGAATGGGATGAGGAGTTTAGTAACATCAAGCAATCCTTACTTCCAAGGATTAACTCTGACCATTGTCCCATTTTACTGATATACAGGGACTGGGAATTCTCGAAGTCTTACTTTAAATTTGAGAATTGGTGGATGGAGATAGATGGCTTCAAAGAAAGAGTGGAAGGCTGGTGGAATTCTTTTCAAATACATGGTAGACCAGACTATGTTTTGGCCTGCAAACTTAAATATTTGAAGACAAAGCTGAAACAATGGTATGCTAATAACTATGGGAGCCTGAAGATAAAGAAAATTGGCATTCTTGATCAGATTCAGCAATAG
- the LOC107765997 gene encoding rust resistance kinase Lr10-like, producing MGICLFDQWPVGGYNMTFTSFVCFLLICYLVQTKGRSDSTCPKSFSCGNLTDLSFPFSLSTQSDCGFLSMSGCNAKPFPIIQLLPGGDWYYALEKHNSSVLLGDPKLQMTLRQRDCEAFNKNFSLPNSPSISFTTLSLQNIFKCNSTNHNITQKMKYHYEMYDGCDGFTIYYKIDDEDVLAGNLPANCSLIKLPFDKLSNDGDLFNLLGPEFLVEWKLSDDCYQCHYSGGQCQTDITNKFLCHTDVSNITAAGTSKRGHLRTSWFIVATGTFFSCIGLLVLLFYFREKILWYKYLKFWESNAEDHQNIETFLMNYGSYSPKRYSYSEVKRITGHFKNKLGQGGCGNVYKGRLHNGKHVAVKLANGKGSAEVFINEVASISKTSHVNIVSLVGFCFEGRRRALVYEFMPNGSLEKFIYEERSNRVRQLSWPILYKIALGIARGLEYLHRGCTTRILHFDIKPHNILLDDDFCPKISDFGLAKLCMKKESVVSMLGARGTIGYIAPEIVCRNLGGVSHKSDVYSYGMMVLEMVGGRKNVDVEVDRTSEIYFPHWLYRRIELDEELQLIGIMNESEKECARKMVLVSLWCLQTDPSNRPSMTKVVEMLEGNQVYLKIPPKPYLYPASRSEVDSSVVEPTQSLFVDMSANILYEI from the exons aTGGGAATTTGTTTGTTTGATCAGTGGCCAGTGGGAGGATATAATATGACTTTCACTTCTTTTGTATGCTTTCTTCTGATCTGTTACTTAGTTCAGACAAAGGGCAGAAGTGATTCAACTTGTCCAAAGTCATTTTCATGTGGAAATCTTACTGACCTGAGCTTTCCTTTCTCTCTTTCCACACAATCTGACTGTGGATTTCTGTCCATGTCTGGTTGTAATGCTAAACCATTTCCAATAATCCAACTACTTCCTGGAGGAGATTGGTACTATGCTTTAGAGAAGCATAATTCATCAGTTTTGCTTGGCGACCCGAAGCTTCAAATGACGTTGAGGCAACGCGATTGCGAAGCTTTTAACAAGAATTTCTCCCTTCCAAACTCTCCTTCTATTTCTTTCACTACTCTTTCACTTCAAAATATCTTCAAATGTAATAGTACCAATCATAATATTACGCAGAAGATGAAATATCATTATGAAATGTATGATGGATGTGATGGCTTCACCATATACTACAAGATTGATGATGAAGACGTTTTAGCAGGCAATCTTCCTGCTAACTGTTCACTTATCAAATTGCCATTTGACAAGTTATCAAATGATGGTGATTTGTTCAACTTGTTAGGTCCTGAATTTCTAGTAGAATGGAAGCTGTCTGATGACTGTTACCAATGTCACTATAGTGGAGGTCAATGCCAGACTGATATTACCAACAAATTTCTTTGTCACACAG ATGTTAGCAATATAACAGCGGCAGGTACATCAAAAAGGGGTCATCTCCGGACATCCTGGTTCATTGTAGCCACAG GTACATTCTTCTCTTGTATTGGACTGCTGGTTTTACTCTTCTACTTCAGAGAAAAGATTTTGTGGTACAAATACCTAAAATTTTGGGAATCTAATGCTGAGGATCACCAAAATATCGAAACATTTCTAATGAATTATGGGTCATATTCTCCAAAGAGATACAGCTATTCAGAAGTCAAAAGAATCACCGGTCACTTCAAAAACAAACTAGGCCAAGGAGGATGTGGTAATGTATACAAAGGAAGATTGCATAACGGGAAGCATGTGGCAGTGAAGCTTGCGAATGGAAAAGGCAGTGCTGAAGTATTCATTAACGAGGTTGCAAGTATTAGCAAGACATCACATGTTAACATCGTGAGCCTTGTGGGATTTTGTTTTGAGGGTCGCAGAAGAGCTCTTGTTTATGAATTCATGCCAAATGGATCTCTTGAAAAGTTTATCTATGAGGAAAGATCCAACAGAGTTCGCCAATTGAGTTGGCCAATATTATACAAAATTGCACTAGGCATTGCTCGTGGATTGGAGTACTTACATCGTGGTTGTACCACTCGGATTTTGCATTTTGATATAAAGCCTCACAATATCCTGCTTGATGACGATTTTTGTCCTAAGATTTCCGACTTTGGACTTGCCAAACTTTGCATGAAAAAGGAGAGCGTTGTGTCAATGTTAGGTGCACGAGGGACTATTGGTTATATAGCTCCGGAAATAGTTTGCAGAAACTTAGGAGGTGTCTCTCACAAGTCTGATGTCTATAGCTACGGAATGATGGTGCTAGAGATGGTTGGAGGAAGAAAAAATGTTGATGTTGAAGTTGACCGTACAAGTGAAATCTACTTCCCACACTGGCTCTATCGACGAATTGAACTAGACGAAGAGCTCCAACTAATCGGGATAATGAATGAATCGGAGAAAGAATGCGCAAGAAAGATGGTGTTAGTGAGTTTATGGTGTTTACAGACTGATCCCTCAAATCGACCATCTATGACTAAAGTTGTGGAAATGTTAGAAGGGAACCAAGTCTATTTGAAAATACCTCCCAAGCCTTACCTATATCCTGCCTCAAGATCAGAGGTAGATTCATCAGTAGTAGAACCGACCCAATCTTTATTTGTTGATATGTCAGCTAATATTTTGTATGAAATTTAA